The proteins below come from a single Argentina anserina chromosome 1, drPotAnse1.1, whole genome shotgun sequence genomic window:
- the LOC126805061 gene encoding uncharacterized protein LOC126805061 produces the protein MLKMVWLVFFQLMLLGFSGATHESDQVPTLSETTYQVVQVSSLPRAVAVSELSKVSRSVLMAETRLTNPTEAEPTTRKLLSTDPFPARPNPQPTTSDPPFHSSVGFSVPANSAKNPQTPQAQTASPAPAQTASPPNPEAASPPSEMSSPEAPDASPVYHQATPPFPYELPPCKPRAPAPEFRPVHKLWCVAKPSVPAETLQEAVDYACGAGGADCQEIMPDGNCYYPESVVAHASYAFNSYWQKNKRNGGTCSFGGTAMLINSDPSYQLCRFVVT, from the exons ATGTTGAAGATGGTGTGGCTTGTCTTCTTCCAGCTTATGCTTCTGGGTTTCTCTG GCGCAACGCATGAGTCTGATCAAGTCCCAACTCTCTCTGAGACAACCTATCAGGTGGTTCAAGTTTCAAGTCTTCCCAGAGCTGTTGCAGTGAGTGAGCTCAGTAAGGTATCTCGCAGTGTTCTCATGGCTGAGACAAGGCTCACCAACCCAACAGAGGCAGAACCAACAACCAGGAAGCTCTTATCCACCGACCCATTTCCGGCCAGACCCAATCCACAACCCACAACCTCAGACCCCCCATTCCACTCCTCTGTTGGCTTCTCTGTTCCTGCTAACTCAGCCAAAAACCCACAAACCCCACAAGCTCAAACAGCCTCACCTGCACCGGCCCAAACAGCCTCACCTCCAAACCCCGAAGCAGCTTCACCACCTTCGGAGATGTCTTCCCCTGaagcccccgatgcctctccAGTTTACCATCAAGCCACTCCTCCTTTTCCTTACGAGCTGCCACCGTGTAAACCGAGAGCCCCGGCACCGGAATTTAGGCCTGTGCATAAACTGTGGTGTGTGGCCAAGCCGAGTGTTCCGGCAGAGACATTGCAGGAGGCTGTGGACTATGCTTGTGGAGCTGGTGGTGCTGATTGCCAGGAGATTATGCCAGACGGAAACTGCTACTACCCTGAGTCTGTTGTAGCCCATGCTTCTTATGCTTTCAACAGCTACTGGCAGAAGAACAAGAGGAATGGAGGCACTTGCAGCTTTGGTGGCACTGCTATGCTCATCAACAGTGACCCAA GTTATCAACTCTGTCGCTTTGTTGTCACCTAG